The Clarias gariepinus isolate MV-2021 ecotype Netherlands chromosome 4, CGAR_prim_01v2, whole genome shotgun sequence genome window below encodes:
- the cep76 gene encoding centrosomal protein of 76 kDa, producing the protein MSLPLEEASELKRIIQDHLLKMDIQGQIRDVLAKALRAEGDRAVSDQELLSELQRRGIVEDTMKQLTFTNTALSQTEAEDPNKSPARVTEGGIEPLKTANICPLRRYLYLQVLGGKAFLEHLQEPEPLPGQVCSTFTLHLHFRNQRFHSKPVPCACDPDLQEGFLLEVHRDGPGDASRMADATTMLSICDPVHMVLIRTDTTGDTTLVSSHFLDWRSVLSAPNGKTSVSVELLGVGSECKVPAGVLNLKLEIYPPLSETLSPEVISTQRSLERQKTAERERLFLVYAKQWWREFLEIRPSHQSKLVKIFAQDENGVNRPVCSYVRALRASRLLESPRQAARFVSLLAQEKAPVLGGGTRHEQWCTMMAFLCRNKGDCEDHATLLCSLLLGFGLNAYVCVGTKAKNTPHTWVMTCGTDGSVTFWESQTAHRYLHQPIYPDASPLDPQPKPTYPYRTIGCVFNHKSFLANCQPSDSVELCVFDFSDASRWKAMSAEAISSVCAPSSTSSLPPFPPLCPPSVQASEASNQIELELRYLVTEHRKDIGLTTVWDDHLSYLLSSALAAYELERCTGMSCGNEEFQDAVRRAVPDGHTFKGFPIQFLHCNARRAFATCLRSPFCEEVVSCRGDNVRLAVRVRVFPYLESACAVWIMFACKYRSVL; encoded by the exons ATGTCTCTGCCGCTGGAGGAAGCTTCCGAACTGAAACGGATCATTCAGGATCACCTGCTTAAG aTGGACATCCAGGGGCAGATACGGGACGTGCTGGCGAAAGCGCTGAGGGCTGAGGGGGACAGGGCAGTCTCTGATCAGGAGCTGCTGAGCGAACTGCAGCGCAGGGGCATCGTGGAGGACACCATGaagcaactcactttcactaaTACA gcactTTCACAAACAGAGGCAGAGGATCCGAACAAGTCTCCAGCTCGTGTAACTGAGGGGGGTATTGAACCGCTTAAAACAG CCAATATCTGTCCACTGAGGAGATACTTGTACCTTCAGGTTCTGGGAGGAAAGGCCTTCCTCGAGCACCTGCAGGAGCCAGAGCCTTTACCAGGTCAGGTGTGTTCTACCTTCACACTCCACCTTCACTTCCGCAACCAGCGCTTTCACTCCAAACCTGTGCCCTGCGCCTGTGATCCAGACTTACAAGAGGGCTTTCTTTTAGAAGTACACCGAGATGGCCCAG GTGATGCCAGTAGGATGGCTGAtgccaccaccatgttgtcCATTTGTGACCCGGTGCACATGGTGTTAATTCGGACAGACACAACAGGTGACACAACGCTTGTCTCATCTCATTTCTTGGACTGGCGATCTGTCCTCAGTGCCCCCAATGGAAAGACATCAGTGTCTGTCGAGCTGCTCGGTGTAG gtaGTGAGTGTAAAGTGCCCGCAGGTGTTCTTAACCTTAAGCTTGAAATCTATCCTCCCCTCAGTGAAACCCTCAGCCCTGAAGTCATCAGCACACAG CGATCATTGGAGCGCCAGAAGACCgcagagagagagcgattgtTTCTGGTCTATGCTAAGCAGTGGTGGAGGGAGTTCTTAGAAATACGACCTTCTCACCAATCGAAGCTGGTTAAGATCTTTGCTCAA GATGAGAATGGAGTGAACCGCCCGGTGTGTTCATATGTGCGTGCGTTGCGTGCTAGCCGGCTGTTGGAAAGTCCACGGCAGGCAGCTCGCTTTGTGAGTTTACTGGCTCAGGAGAAGGCGCCTGTGCTCGGAGGAGGAACACGTCATGAGCAGTGGTGCACTATGATGGCATTTCTCTGTAGGAACAAG GGTGATTGTGAGGACCATGCCACACTGCTGTGTAGTCTGCTGCTGGGCTTTGGCCTGaatgcttatgtgtgtgtgggcactAAAGCTAAAAACACCCCCCACACCTGGGTGATGACCTGTGGTACTGATGGCTCAGTCACCTTCTGGGAGAGTCAGACTGCGCACAG gtACCTACACCAGCCAATATACCCCGACGCTTCTCCCCTGGATCCTCAGCCCAAGCCCACCTACCCATACCGCACGATTGGTTGTGTTTTTAACCACAAGTCTTTCTTGGCTAACTGCCAGCCATCGGACTCAgtagagctgtgtgtgtttgacttcTCGGATGCTTCTCGCTGGAAGGCTATGAGTGCAGAGGCTATTAGTTCAGTTTGTGCTCCCAGTTCCACATCCTCCCTTCCTCCTTTTCCTCCTCTTTGTCCTCCCTCAGTGCAGGCCAGTGAAGCCAGCAACCAAATAGAGCTTGAGCTACGCTACTTGGTTACTGAGCACAGAAAG GATATTGGTCTGACTACAGTGTGGGATGATCACCTGTCATACCTGCTCTCATCTGCTCTGGCAGCCTATGAGCTAGAGCGCTGTACAGGCATGTCTTGTGGAAATGAAGAGTTTCAGGATGCTGTTCGGCGAGCTGTACCCGATGGCCACACATTTAAAGGCTTTCCTATTCAGTTTTTACACTGTAATGCACGCAGAGCTTTTGCTACCTGCCTTAG GTCACCTTTCTGTGAGGAGGTTGTGTCTTGTCGAGGAGATAATGTCCGTCTGGCGGTACGGGTGCGTGTGTTTCCCTACCTCGAATCAGCCTGCGCTGTCTGGATTATGTTTGCCTGCAAGTACAGATCAGTGCTGTGA